CTACCTATCCGGCCTCCGCCTCCGAATCGAACCTGGCCACTATTCCTGATCTGGAAGCAAAGTTCAAATGCACCATAGGGCTTTCTGATCACACACCGGGAATTGGGGTATCCCTGGCTGCGGTTGCACTTGGCGCCTGTGTCATCGAAAAGCATTTCACCCTTTCAAGAACCGACGGAGGTGTAGATGCCGCTTTCTCACTTGAACCCAACGAATTGAAACAACTTGTCACGGAGGCCACTCAGGCGGCTTTATCCATTGGTTACGTCTATTATGATCTATCCAAAAGAGAAAGCCAAAGCCTGCAATTTAAGCGTTCCATTTATGTGGTTAAACCTATTCTTGCAGGTGAGAAATTCACGGAGCGGAATGTTCGCATCATTCGCCCCTCTGGTGGCATGGAACCGGCTCATTATGAATTTCTCCTCGGAAAAAATGCTACCCGGGATCTTCAACCCGGCACAGCCCTGACCATTGATTGTATTGCAAAACCCGCAGATGAAGAAGATCGGGATCATTGATTATGGCGTGGGAAATATCCGCTCTGTCCGTCGTGCTTTTGAGGCCATAGGCGTTGAAACGGAATTGGTCAGCACTCCCGGAGAACTAAAAACCTATCAAAAGATCGTTTTGCCCGGAGTGGGGGCATTTGCACCGGCCATAGATGCATTGAGAAATAAAGGGTTTGACATAGCCATACCCAACTTTCTAGCTACGAAAGAAAACAAACTGCTGGGATTGTGCCTGGGAATGCAACTTCTATTTGAAAGCAGTTCAGAAGGCGGGAAGAATGAAGGACTGAAGATATTAAAGGGTGAGGTAAGGAGTATAGAAGAACTGGGGTTAACCCTTATGATCCCTCACATGGGATGGAACGAGGTAAAAAAAATAAAAGGTCAAGGATCAAGGTTGCTTGAGCATGTAGAAAACCCATGCTTTTATTTTGTACACAGCTATTATTGCAAACCCTCCGCAGAGATCACAGGATACCATACAAACTATGGCCAGGAATTTGTTTCCGCCCTTGAAACAGAAAACATCCTGGCTTGTCAGTTTCATCCTGAAAAAAGCCATGATGCCGGACTGCAGGTACTAAAAAACTTTTCGGAATGGTAAAAACACGTCTCATTCCGGTATTGAATATCCTGAACGGGCATATCGTCCGCAGTGAGGATTTTACAATCCACCAAAAGATCGGAAATGTGGTAGATGAGGCAAAACGCTATAACGAATGGAAAGCAGATGAGCTGATTTGCCTGGATATAAGTCGTGATAAAATATACGACCTCGGTCGTGATAAAATATACGACCTCGGTCGTGATGATCACAAAACGGAATCTTACTCCTCTCTTCCAGATATATTAAACCTGATTTCCAATGTCTGCTTCATGCCATTAACTTTCGGGGGAGGAATCCGCAATATGGAACAGGTAGATACGCTGATACGGGGCGGAGCGGATAAGATCACATTGAATACAATCGCGGTGGAAGATCCGGGGTTTGTAAAAAAGGTTTCGGAGAAATATGGCCGACAGGCGGTAGTAGCCTCCATTGATTATAAAGGTTCCGGTGTAAAAGCGGAAGTATACACAGGATTTGGTGGCAAGTGTGCCGGTGGACTGTTGGGCTGGGTAAAGGAACTGGAAGAATTGGGCGCAGGTGAAATATTTCTAAACTCTATTGACAGGGATGGGAAGGGGAATGGCTATGACCTGGAGACCATTGGTTTGGTGGTGGATAGTACCCGGTTGCCCGTGGTGGCTTGCGGGGGTGCGGGAACAATGGAGGACTTTGTAACTTTGGCGAAACATTGCAAAGTGTCCGGTGTAGCCGCAGGAAATATCTTTCATTTTACGGAACGGAGTTATCCCAGGGCGAAGCAACTTTTAAAAAAGTCAGGCATTGATGTCAGATAAGAAGTACTTCATCGAACCTGATCGGCCTGCTGCCATGCGGTACTGCAAAAAATGTGTGTACCCTGCAAGTTCCGCGGTACCACTTGCCTTTGACGAAAATGGGATTTGCACTGGATGCAGGGCTGCAGAACAACGGGTGGACATAGACTGGGAAGCCCGGGAAGAAAAATTTCGTGATCTCGTAGAAACGTACAGAAGCAAAGACGGTAACAATTATGACTGTTTGATTCCCGTAAGCGGAGGAAAGGATTCTTACTTTCAAATACATATTATCAAAAAGGTATACGGCCTTAACCCCTTGCTCGTCACGTATCATGGGAACAATTACACACCCACGGGTATGAAAAACCTCATCAACATGCGTGAGGTATTCGGGTGCGATCATGTTTTTTTTACTCCCAATATTGAAGTCCTGAAAACGCTGAACCGGATGGGAATGCGCATGATGGGAGATATGAACTGGCATGCACACGCCGGAATCTTTACTTACCCTATACGGGAGGCAGTGCAAAAGAACATTCCCCTGATGATCTGGGGTGAACACGGGTTCATGGATCTGGGTGGCATGCACTCTTACAACGATTTTGTAGAATTTACTTACAGATACAGGCATGAGCATTGTTTGCGAGGGTATGAATGGAATGATTTTCTGGCTGCTGCACCGGCATACAATGAAAACCTCTGTCAATCAGATCTTACGCCCTGGGTGTATCCTTCCGATGATGAAATTGATCGCGTTGGAGTCCGCGGGATCTATATTTCCAATTATTTCAGGTGGGAAGCGAATGAGCATGGTGAGTTGATGAAAAAACTCTACGGATTCAAAGAAGCGGAAGAGCCTTTTGAACGCACGTATCGCCGCATGTCGAACCTGGACGATATGCACGAGAACGGCATACACGATTATATGAAATACATCAAGTTCGGATATGGCCGCGCTACAGATCACGTGTGTAAAGACATCCGTGCCGGAAAAATGACCCGTGAGGAAGGCATCCGAATCGTGAACCAGATGGATCCCATTAAATCAAAGGACCTCCGGCGCTGGCTGGAATATGTAGGCTGGACCGAAGAGGAATTTGATAAAGTTGCAGACACTTTCAGGGATCCGAGAGTGTGGTGGAAGGGGAAAGATGGGGAATGGAAGAAGGATAATTTACTCTAACTCCGCCATTAAAATCATCAACCTTTCCATAACATTCCGTATCCCTATTGCATCCAGCTGATGATTATTGGAGATCATGGAAAAAGATAATCTACGACCGGATTTGGTGGTGACATACCCTGCATAGCTTCTCACACGGGTCATGTACCCGCTTTTGGCACGGATCTTACCATCAGCGCTTGTACCCTCCCCTATCCTGCGCAAAGTGCCTGTTTCCCCGGCGGTAGGCAGTGAATTGTAAAAAACTCCGAACATCGCTGTGTCTCTTGTATATGCATTCAGCATCAGCGTAAGTTGCTTACAGGTAATCCCGTTGAAGCGAGACACCCCACTGCCATCCGTCATGTAAAATCCTCCCAGGTCTACTTTATGCTCTTTT
Above is a genomic segment from Bacteroidia bacterium containing:
- the hisH gene encoding imidazole glycerol phosphate synthase subunit HisH, with the protein product MKKIGIIDYGVGNIRSVRRAFEAIGVETELVSTPGELKTYQKIVLPGVGAFAPAIDALRNKGFDIAIPNFLATKENKLLGLCLGMQLLFESSSEGGKNEGLKILKGEVRSIEELGLTLMIPHMGWNEVKKIKGQGSRLLEHVENPCFYFVHSYYCKPSAEITGYHTNYGQEFVSALETENILACQFHPEKSHDAGLQVLKNFSEW